The segment cacgttgaggttcggagcactcgggcttgttttgatcatatctaccttttccgaactcggaattgcacaccgttttttttttcatggattcctcactcttccaggaacattctttcaaattttcaaaattttttgcaaccagTTTAACCGGTTGGCatccggttcatcgagtcagccagtgtagaacactgatttttggtaattattttgatcatatctcccttttccAAACTCAGAATTGtgcactgttttttttttcatggactcctcactcttccaggaacattatatcaaattttcaaatttttttgcaaCCTTTCAGACCGGTTGGCATCCGGTTCAGCcagttcagccggttcatcgagttAGCCAGTGTAAAACattgattttggtaattttgggacccaaatcctacatggctcaggcccataagctccagatcggTTTCGGGAAATGATGTgggcccattttgggccttggtttgggttccttgcagcccaccacgaatccatatggattcttggtggtgaagcaagctgaaaactgaagggagtgagctggcctcgtaagtgcaagagaaataatgggGGGTGTGTTTTACATGCTGATGGAGGGGATTttggtgctgaaggggaaggaacccaggaggctcaaattctgagaggggtatgagtataaaagggaaaaaaaggaaaatgagggcACTTTGGAGGGGATATTTTGCTGGTGAGAAAAACAGAAGGTTAGGGCACCTTCTGAGTTAAGAGCAtgggggaaagcttcagcactgCGGTTATTTTGAAGAGGAGAgctaaaaaatctcattttttggaGGTCATCATCGGCATACATGGATCATAtctggtggagattctgaggtaagtagGCTGAATTTTTTTACCTACagtttatcttcattttctcttcataTGCGTTTTCTCCTTCCgcatcatcttttatttcctttgatatgaagattgtattgcttgggtgtgggtaataaaggccacacatgattgttgttCATTGGTATGAAtggtttagaaactttctgaccaaatttaggatttttcatcaACCGGCTAAACCGGTTCagcgccatagctggctgcttctatcagccatgaggaacccctgacctttatttgtccggttctcactcatccaggctcggaattgagaaccatttattttttttatttccttatccagttagaaactttttggccaaatttgggattttttatcaaccgtttGAACCGGTTAGGAatcggttcagcaccatagctggctgcctctgtcagccatgaggaacccctgacctttctttgtctggttctcactcatccgggtttggaattgagaaccgtttcttttttttgcttccttattcagttagaaactttctgccaaatttgggattttttatcaaccgtctgaactggttgggaaccggttcaactggTTCAATGCCATAGCTGGCTGTCTCTACCAGCCATGaagaacccctgacctttctttgtctggttctcactcattcgggctcggaattgagaatcgtttcttttgtttgaatcctcactcatttaggagttttctagaaaaatttgggaattcttctcaataggttgtaccagttgagaactagttcaacctgttctgctggaagactttaggtagccctcgattttggcatttttcgagcccttatccattggggctcaaacccatttgctatagggcacttgtgagccatcttgaaggtttaagtcagtatttgatttcagttagtatgggcaattttgaagttatgggtggtgtggtctagatgagtctagttcgatttgtatgacatttggggagtctcttacctcatttcaaccaactatcttcctttttggcacaagctttgatgcttgattttgaatacatgttgcgtggctgactcaccctctgctatagcacatggctagggaccacaggtatgcatcgttggttttgattgttgaatcatatgcatgcatggtgcttaatcatgaatgtttgttatgtgtttatctgtgtttggctgaccttttatgcagcgcatggctagggaccacaggtacgctcccattgttttggttggttgaattcatatgcatgccaaataccaattaggattgtgtgattcatgacatctatttagcctaggatttcatctttgacccatatgctcccacatacccaattcattagtagagactgagttccgggcctagaggggtgctacctcgcatgaggtaccttcccaatgggtaacctgatccccggacccagaatctagttttcgcagaccgctttttccatactagggtcattaggggtttttgttcttacttaattttcttcattttaaaaataaaaataaaaagtaagtggcgactccatacaacaccgttcctcaccaggggcgggtttttcaaaattggaaaactcaactttttcattccttcttttcaTTTAAAAGCGAGTCGTGCCGGTCtggtggatcgggtgagggtccacaccTATATATTCTCTTATCTATCTATGTCAATCCTTAAAAAAtcctaagttttaatttaattcttgtttaaaatcatgttttcataaatcaaatcattatcccgtatttattatttattcaaagtccaatctatCAAAAAAGtcacatgttttaatttaattcttcaaatacttttttttaaaatctcatatttatcaactagaattattatcctatatattcTCCTATCTATCTATGccaatccattaaaaaaatcccatgtcgtaatttaattcttcaaatacttgtttaaatcttattttcataaatcgaatcgTCATCCCGTATTATTAGTTGTTCGAATTctaatccattaaaaaaatctcatgccgtaatttaattcttcaaatactcgtttaaatcttatgttcatcaatggaaattattatcctatatattcatttatttatctgtaccaatccttcaaaaatctcatgctttaatttaattcttcaaatacttgtttaaatcatatttttataaattgaattattatcccatgtttatttagttatttaaaatctaatccttcaaaaatcccctgtcttaatttagtttctcagtaattcgtttaaatcttattttcatcaattattattattatctcgtattcgtctatttatttaaaacctagttctGCGAAAATCTCTTGTCTtaactcaaattttcaattctaaaaattctacagttcgtctaaattttatcctcatcaattagaatcattatttccatatctattcaaagtccaatcttccgaaaaccccatgccttaattaaaacttcaatcacaaaaattctactatccatttttattcgcctaaatattattctcgttaattagtattataatcccaTACTTACCTATTTATTCCAAgtcatatcctttaaaaatccaacgccctaattcaaatttccaattagAAAAATCCCActattttattcgtttaaacattatttttgttaataagtaTCGTTATTCCATAttcgttcatttatttatttcaatcattaaaattcaactcttcaaaaccagatttccaaatttaacctttagactaaaaaaatccaccattcacttttattcatttaaatatcatctttgttatcattattataaattccacgtttacttgtttctttcttctaaaaatttcaataattagagttcaattattcaaaggctcgactttcaaattttaattttcaaaatcccactattcactattcatccgCCCAAATATCGATTTGATTAATCAGTAACATTACTCCATACTTAccccatttatttctcttaaaaatttcaatcattagagtctaattcttgaaaattccgattcctaaatttagctatttgaaattccaattgtcctatctccAAACTTAATTTCCAGTTTCTCATGCTCCAATTCCCGTATTTACCCcgctacttattattatcattattattattatcatcttattcattatttctataaattctgccttcgaatgaattctaagatttccaatttttacacatcaactttcataatttctatgCCTGAAATAACTTACGATTTTGATCCCTTTCGAAATTTAACTCCCATAATtccaattttcgtaacttaatttttcttaaaaaaatcccgaactttcaaataattcttcaaaatctcaattttctttcaaatttaatttttaaaagttctcATTTCTTACATATAATtcctaagaatccaattttcaaataatccctaagattccgattctcaaatgaatttcaaaaatccagctttgcttcgaacaattttaatccctgcTTAGTAATGCATGTggtatgttttgtgctctatatggtgtactaaccctctctattgatagcgcatgacgGTTTGTtacccaggtatgtacccattttccctctaatcgttgtctatgcatgtctcgactcttatgtgtgcatgatcattcaagaTATTCACTGATTTACTCGtaaattgccacgtcagcttcatttgttagtagagacccgattttagggacttaaaggggtgctatggttttttaccgtaccttcccgataagtaacctgatccccaagCCCAATCCGATTtctcgtagatcaccttttccaaaataaggagtcgcacttagggttttctttcttattttgtttaccttttaaaaataagtcaaaaataagtggcgactccaagtcattttcttaaatcaataaaacatcatttttttttaattaaaatcgagctcgccatcgaatGGGAAATGCATGatccgaaatacggggtccacaaaatgacgACTCCATTGGGGAAgatttagagggtcaagcttgaacttaagatgaagcaaacatgGCATTCGATGAGTCTATCAGTGAGTGCCCGTCTCTTAATTGCACATTGGGGGTTTTTTTTATGCATGCTTGGATATTGCGTTGTGACATTGATATGATTTATTATCTTGATTGGGGCTTCGGATGTCGCTTTTTTTGCTTGGTATAGCAATTCTGTTTCTTCCTGATTATTTTGCTCACTTCATATGCGTAGACTCACTATTATACGTCGTttgacttgctgtgttgttttcTCTAGCTTgcatattatcttgatcgtcttttgagcatgatgtttgtatcGTTATTCGTCTTGATAGTCATAGCTTTTTGCgtggacatgagtgatatatcctaTATTCTGCTTGATTGTATGTTGCATGACTACGCTTCTTCtgcatgattgcatgttgcttgtGTATGCGGGCtgcacatctatccccttatctctaactctcttggtttcggtcaatCTTTTCATCccggttctcactattgcaagtgtaaGACCTTCTATGTGCTTGCTCTTTGCTCGAGCTAGAGATTAGGAGTAAGGTCTAGCGAGgggctatatcgatgcacgggagcattttggaggagagcgacactttgatgtcgattggagtccgatcattgaagacctgtatagcccggagctaggtttcatggatatttgtgtagCCAGTATGTTTCCTTTCTCGTTTTAGCTTCTTAGGGttatcggatgcacccacaccgttcactgtgcactctagttgaccattgagcgttgagagtttgagaggtttaaccataggaaaccccctgggatgtcgaggtagtgcatgtgtggaggtgatgaccaccttgcatggaagcgccccgtctttTCGGAGGCGTGTAGAGGGTTGTGTACCatcggagggtacgatcgcttctgctaaggatcttttaaagtccacctatctccttttagagccgccttgaccttgtaggttgagccttagaCATTTCAGTTAGAATTTTCCTTCCCGAACACGTGGGTGCATTTATGGGCCTTTAAAGCCGGTTCAGTAGTGACAGGTTTAGTTACCTTCGTagtagtctcttatatatctACTCAGGATTAGATATCAGCTTGATTGCTTCCAGGCTACTTTTTGACACATTTGATAGACATTCTTTGTGAAGTTTTCCTTACCCCGCATCTTATCTAGTATTTCCACTGTTGTAGGAGTATCGATACGTTCAGTCTGGGTTCgacttcttggatcagagttgaGGGTAGATTGATCAGGGTATCGGACCAGTTAGACCAGAGATCATATCAGAGGGATATGGATTCACAGATAGTTACCATCGATCAGTTTGCTAAGGTTatggcttcgattcaggaggctatagctagcctcggtcggaggatagatgggcagtAGGCCCAACAGGTCCCGCCTCAGGACGATACCCAGTATGACCCTACAGTGCCACTACCCCCTCCACCTAGTCAGTCAGCACCACAGGCCATGACATTCACTCTGCATAGTCAGACCGAGGTTGCCCCACCTCCCGTCACCACGCCAAGCCCGACCTCAGAGGACCCGCATGCACGCATGGATAGACTTGAGCAGAGGTTGAGGCAGTTGAGGACTTCAGACAGAgccattacttgggaggatCTTGATGGAGCACCAGTGGCCAGTTTACCGGCCAGGTTCAGGATGCTAGAGATTGAGCGATACACGGGGATTGGGTGCCCccgcatccatttgaggctttacagtatgatcatgagggctcatggattgGACGAGGCTCAGATGATTATGCTTTTCCCCATGTCCTTGAATGGCGCTGCACAAcattggtttgcttctttggatgtaTCACGTCGTCGGACTTGGGATGATCTGGCCCAAGAGTTCTTGAGACAGTATGCATTCAATACTGTCGTCGACGTATCGAGAAgggagctcaaggctcttaGGCAGAGATTAGACGAGTcagtttcttcattcatttcccGTTGGCGCGGGAAGATTGTCGAGATCATTGATAGACCTTCACAGAGAGATCAGATACAGATGGTCTTGAGGAGTTTACAGCCTAGGATCGCTAGGCACATAGTTGGGGTACCATTTGCAGATTTTGGCTCATTGGTCCTGGCTTTAtatgatgtcgaggacggcatctcgagaggATTATGGAAGAATTCTTCTCCTAGTGATATTAAGGGAAAGAAGCCCTTTATAGGACAGAAGTCAGCAGATGTGAGCACCATTGTTTCTTCCAGTCAGAGGCCTCTCAGGCGCCATCAGCGGATCCCATAGTTTTTCGAGCCTCATTCTTCCTATGCACCTCATCAGTATAGGCCACGGGCACCTCGTCCAGCTTATGATCAGACACACATGCCGTAGACTTTGGCATTGCCTTATTATGCAACCTAGGGCATTGAGAGACCCCCGGTTTCCTACATGGCCACAGGACAACCATGATGTGCTGCTTAGTTCACTGCGAGACCTGCAGTGCCTTATCCCCGACCCAGAGCTCAATAGATTTCTGCTCCATTTGCTCTGAGGACACATAGGCAGTTCTTGCAGTTACGCATGCTattgagccaggctcttcggaagcttaCAGAGGCAGGGTTGTTGACTGTTCTTGCTCCTAGACCGCCACCTCAACCGATTCCACCTCAGTTCAAGATGAATTTGCACTGTGCATACCATAAGGGGCCTAGACATGAGACTGATCGATGCACCGCTTTGAGGCATGCCGTCCAAGATTTGATTGACCAGGGTTTggtacacttgggtcagccgagtgtgaCCACGAACCCGTTACCTGCCCACACCATACATGCAATCCCTCCACCAGCCGATGGCATTCATTTCTTAGACTTTGATGAGATCGATGACCACATTCACATGCTGAGTGATGACGATTTAAACCTAGAGCCCATCGTGCCAGATgtgatttatgagatgagtgGGGTGACTCTAGGTCCTCGGATGCCTGTTCCATTCCGATTAGTTCTCGATGCAGTATCGGTGCAGGCTGCCACTGTTGAGCCATTGATTTTTCCGCATTACAGTGTCCAGACACCTTTCATCTTGATCCCAGATGTTGAGGAGATTCAGGCTCCACACGTTGATGATCCTCAGACTTTGGATGTTCAGTATATTCTCCGAGGAGGTAGAGTGATGCGACAGCCACCTCCCGCGGCAACTAGGCCAGTTGAGGGTACATCTGCTCCCGAGGAGGTCAGAACAGAGGACGATGAGATCTTGAGATAGCTACAGAGCACTCATGCTCGTATTTCCATCTGGAGCCTGTTGGCATCCTCGAGTACTCATCGTGATGCTCTGATTCGAGCTTTGAGCCAGATCAGGGTCGAGATTACCACCTCCCCCGAGGGGTTGATTCATATGGTGATGGCCAGTCGAGCCACATGCATTGTATTCTCCGATGACGACCTACCACCGGAGTGCTCGGATCACACACGTCTACTCTACATATCTGTCGGTTGTTCAGGTCGCCGAGTcccatctgtccttctggacaatggctcagCCCTGAACGTTTGTCCCTTGGCCACTGCCATTGCTCTCGAATACGCTCCTTTTGACTTCGATCCCTCCACTCAGACTGTTCACGCGGATGATAGCACTTGGagagaggtcatgggtacattAGAGATCGAGCTATTGATTGGTCCAACCACTTTTGTCGTTgtgtttcaggttttgaggattcccacatcctttaacctgcttctcGGCTGACCATGGATCATAGAGCCGAAGCCattccttttttccttcatcagaaggtaaagtttattcatgatggtCGGGTCGTCGTGGTGCAGTCTATAGGGGATATGTTCATTTCGGCCGAGCCCGTACTCGAGATTAGTCACGCTGATGATGATCTTTTTCTGACCGGATTCACCTTTGATGAGGTGCAGACCCTGGAAATGGAGGATTTCTGTCGAGATTTTGTAGCCATGTCCTTCGACTAGCACAGCAGCACGGTAGTGCTCGATACTATGCGAAGCATGTCTTATCTTCCCGGTATAGGGTTAGGGCGACGTCAGCACgggcctagtgagttcatggcCTTTCCAGACCGTGACGTACCATTCGGGCTTGGATTCATTCCCACAGAGGCCGATTATCGTTATATGGCGCGATTGCGcagggagagggtgagggctcgctTGACTCATACGCTCTTTTATTATCCTGTTCGCCCATACACCATGAGCCTAGCCGATTACTTCGTGAGGGCATCAGAGCCACGTGCACCATCTGATGGGATCATCAGAGGACTCAGCACCActcaggaggccgagcttcagcgcctcgtccagaagttacagttgagtgacggagcccctggcccttcgactTCTACGTTAATCGCTCATCCCTCCCCCGATCGCACGAGCCTTATAACGCTTTGCTTcccggatgagatcgatgagCACGGGACTTTTGCCGAGATTGGAGACATAAGAGACGAAACCGTGCCACGTGACgagtacgttgatgagatgctcgcgatgagcTTGAGCCAGACCGAGGAAATAGCGCCGCCAGAGCTCGCTTCaccatttgatctcttcggggTGTCCGTCATCGAGATCGTTGAGGAAATCCAGGTTGCCCTCACTCCAGAGGTCGTCGAAGATGTTATAGTTGCTATTGGTTTGTTTGATGGCCCTGTTGGCCTAGTTGAGGGAGTGTCCGACTTTGTAGACCcacctctttcctttgatttttttatcgggatttgtctcccgtcatgactatgtttctgacttttcatctatggatttgagcaccTTTGAGTATTTGTCTGTCTCTCATGTTATTGAtttatctgcaccatcttcacccacatcacagatttttgacattgatgatgagattgcacaacaCGATTCAGACGATGACTCGTCTTCTGCTTCTGATTTAGGTCCCGttgatgagagagtttcacctgctgtaggggacacagagattgttgGTTTCGGCACAGTAGATCAGTCTAGAGAGTTGAGGATCGGATTAGATTTATCTATTGATGAGAGAGATAACCTTATCCAGTTGGTCGGAGCATACTTGGATGTTTTcacatggtcctatgaggacatgtcaggccttgatccatctatcgtccagcatcgtttgccacttctacCCCATGCTAGACTGGTTAAgtagaagttgagacgattgcatccTCGTTGGAGCCTGCAGGTCAaggaggagattcagaagcagctcagtgtaggattcttatatgtggtcgagtacccggagtggctggccaatgtcgtccttgttcccaaaaaggacggcaaggtgagagtctgcGTTAATtttcgagatctcaacaaggccagtcctaaggatgattttcctcttccacacatcgacatgctagttgacagtacgacaggtcattcgatgttatcctttatggacggattttttGGGTACAGTCAGgtcttgatggctccagaggacatggagaagacttccttcattaccgagtggggtacttgttgctacagagtcatgccatttggattgaagaacgcaggagccaccTATCAAAGAGCGGCGACCACCATTTTCCATGatatgatgcatcgggatgtcgaggtttatgtagacgacatgattgTGAAATCCAGAGACAGATCAGATCACCTAGCAGctttggagagattctttgagaggatccgacAGTTCAGATTaagactgaatcccaagaagtgcactttcggaGTGACTTTTGGGAAACTCTTGGGGTATATGGTCAatgagagaggcatagaggtagatccgGATAAGATCAGAGCCATCCTAGACATGCCTACAtcgaggacagagagagaggtcagaggcttcttgggtagacttcagtacatcagtaGATTCATCGCCAGATTGACAAAcatctgtgagcccattttccgactcttaAGGAAGAGTCAACCCATtatttgggatgatcagtgtcagtgCGCACTCGAGAGGAtccgagagtacttgttgtcacccccagtcttggcgcctcctacaccaggccgttCTTTACTCCTATACCTATATGTCTCAGAcgtggctttgggatgcatgttggctcagcttGATGATTTGAGCAAGGATCGGgccatttattatctgagtaagaggatgatAGACTAcgagatgagatatgttatgattgagcacTATTGCTTGGctttggtttgggccactcgacgattgagacattacatgaccgagtattcagtgcatttaATATCCCGTCTAGACCCTCtaagatatttgtttgataggcCCGCCCTAGttggtcgcctcatgagatggttggtgcTTCTaactgagtttgacatccattatgtcactcagaagtccgtTAGAGGGAGCGTTGTCACTGATCACCTAGCATCCTTACCAGTTCCGACGGTAGAGCCATTAATGATGACTTCCCAGACGTGGATGTCGTTGTtgtgactagtctgtcaggttggcgcatgtactttgatggtgcagccaaccattctgggtacgggataggcgtcctattgatatcccctcatggtgatcacattcccagatctgttcgtttggcattctcggatcgacatcctgccacgaataacattgttgagtatgaggcttgtatcttgggattagagacagccCTCGAGCTCgagattagacagatggaggtgtttggtaactctaatctggtattgagatagattcagggcgagtggaagactagagatgtgaaacttaggccttaccatgcgtatttggagctactggtttGGAGAttcgatgatttgagatatacccatctgtttagagcgcagaaccagtttgctgatgccttagctactctagcttccatgattgacgTTCCTACCGATGCCATTGTTCGCCCGTTGTTGATCGAGTCAAGGTCTGCTCCTGCGTATTGTTGTCTGATTAATGACACGGAGATAGACGATGGTCTAccctggtaccatgacatatatcacttctTGAGACTTGGCGTGTATCCTGAGGCCGCCACGACCAAGGATAGGAGATCACTGAGACAGTTAGCCGCCCGATTCGTGATTTGCGGAGAGACGCTATATAAACGACTAGTTGATGGGATGTTGCTATTGTGGTTGGACCGTGCCTCTACCGATCGAGTGAtaagagaggttcatgcgggagtctgcggaccacatatgggaggacatatgttggcccgtaagatcatgaggaccagttacttctggttgaccatggagacggattgctgccagtttgttcagagatgtaTCGAGTGTTAGATACATGGGgacctcattcacgtgccacctTCAGAGTTGCATGCACTGACGTCACCTTAGCctttttcagtatggggtatcgaCATCGTCGGGAAGATTTCACCGAAATCTTCCAGTgatcatgagttcatcctggtcgccatcgattacttcaccaagtgggtagAGGCCGCGtcgtatgcgagattgacatcatctagagttgctagtttcatcataTCACACATTATCTGTCGCTATGGAgcccctcatgagttgatttcggatagaggggtacattttaGGGCAGAGGTTGACACTTTGGTGCAGCAATATAGCATTCGACATCATAGGTCGTCTGCGTACAAGCCGTAGATgaatggggcagtagaggccacgaataagaatatcaagaggatattacAGAGAATGgtcgagacttctcgggattggtcagaaaagctcccatttgcattaTGGGCTTATTGGACTTcgtttcgcacctctacaggcgtcacaccctactcattggtGTACGACATGGAGGCAATGCTACCCGTTGAGATCGAGATGGGTTCGttgagagtagcactagagcagcagatcCCCTAGGTGGATTGGGCTCATGCTTGATTTGATCAACttaatctcctagatgagaggaggtTGAGAGTggcagaccatgttcgtgcatatcagaggaagatggcttgtgctttcaaaaagcgggtcaagcctagACCATTACGGATAGGTGACTTGGTTTTAAaggtcatcaggggattgatcagagatcctagagggaagttcagacccaactggagcggaccttatttcatcagggagttgaccctagAGGGCGCCGCATtgttgatggatttagatggaaaccgattctTAGAGCtgaccaatgtggatcagctaaagaggtactatgtttgagaccatggtcgtaggatgggtggccatcatttcggttagccattatcttgttatttcctttttgatacatagtccgttgctagcccattgagcctcacatgcatattataacctttctttcttatcatcttgctcacattttcacaccgggataggggccctttaatgtatgcatgcattgtttgggggtttcatgagccttggacctaggagCACGTTTCtctcattatcttttcctatcactgcacctctgcattttcatctcatcttgtcggttgtgttattcatctcttcttccttatcctatctactatttgttttttttattttctttccaccctgagtggtgagcctcctcagttcatcacatggagggtagtcacatcatttccaccatctatctcacggacattggtttagagatccttagtttgagaaggtcat is part of the Vitis riparia cultivar Riparia Gloire de Montpellier isolate 1030 chromosome 17, EGFV_Vit.rip_1.0, whole genome shotgun sequence genome and harbors:
- the LOC117904033 gene encoding uncharacterized protein LOC117904033, which encodes MTFTLHSQTEVAPPPVTTPSPTSEDPHARMDRLEQRLRQLRTSDRAITWEDLDGAPVASLPARFRMLEIERYTGIGCPRIHLRLYSMIMRAHGLDEAQMIMLFPMSLNGAAQHWFASLDVSRRRTWDDLAQEFLRQYAFNTVVDVSRRELKALRQRLDESVSSFISRWRGKIVEIIDRPSQRDQIQMVLRSLQPRIARHIVGVPFADFGSLVLALYDVEDGISRGLWKNSSPSDIKGKKPFIGQKSADVSTIVSSSQRPLRRHQRIP